A single Candidatus Dojkabacteria bacterium DNA region contains:
- a CDS encoding DUF192 domain-containing protein → MKFSFSKPKRLKINIPKIDFSFLKTEWGMISIGILVCVLIAFLLIKMLSGRDAALLEYRRLMEELENTSTDDLTNNLSDDTLLPTLSFLSQDGEAKGNISYVTADTEELRVKGLSEYDILEQNMGMLFVFDTIVNAAFTMEGMSFPLDIIFLDSNDTVVEIASKLQPCESDCTPYTPASSYQYAIEVNAGVVNNLGIVVGDIVVAGE, encoded by the coding sequence ATGAAATTTTCATTTAGTAAACCCAAACGACTCAAAATAAACATACCTAAGATTGATTTTTCGTTTTTGAAGACTGAATGGGGAATGATATCCATTGGAATTTTAGTATGTGTTCTTATTGCCTTTCTTCTCATAAAAATGCTTTCCGGAAGAGATGCCGCACTTCTAGAGTATAGGAGACTAATGGAAGAGTTAGAGAATACATCAACCGACGATCTAACAAACAATCTTTCCGATGATACCCTCTTGCCTACGCTCTCATTTCTGTCTCAAGATGGTGAAGCCAAGGGTAACATAAGTTACGTTACCGCTGATACCGAGGAACTTAGGGTTAAAGGGCTCTCCGAGTATGATATTCTTGAGCAGAATATGGGTATGCTTTTTGTATTTGACACCATTGTCAATGCTGCATTTACAATGGAGGGCATGAGTTTTCCCCTGGATATTATATTTTTAGATAGCAATGATACTGTTGTCGAAATTGCAAGCAAACTTCAACCGTGCGAATCAGATTGCACGCCATATACACCGGCTAGTTCCTATCAATATGCAATCGAGGTAAATGCTGGAGTTGTTAATAACCTTGGAATTGTTGTTGGCGATATTGTAGTTGCCGGCGAATAA
- a CDS encoding 2,3-bisphosphoglycerate-independent phosphoglycerate mutase: protein MKPFALIILDGLGVARASNGNAVALAKTPFLEKLWNNYPHGYLNAAEEAVGLPAGINGNSEVGHLNIGAGKVVYQSLLRIDRSIESGHLLNNQTLKALVSKLALTGGRIHLAGILSDGGVHSHINHLLEILSVLSKLSPKSRIFIHCFTDGRDSGPKSAATYFEKLSSRIQISGVGEIATILGRYYLDRDEKWDRTKVAYDLFTQGIGKRIDSYSLALNDSYEQNKTDEFLNPYVLNPDGIVKEGDAFIFLNFRADRATQLTEAFVMPDFTGFPREIVLKDLFFSTMMLYSRKFIDYTQLIFPRNDITVPLGRILSQKGITQLRIAESEKFPHVTYFFNGGQNIVFDGEDRVEVPSPRDVATYDQKPQMSADEVTRILGSKIETERYGFYVVNFANPDMVAHTGNLPASIKAVEVVDECMSRIVPQIVGRGGRVIVTADHGNAEELITSTGDIDTEHSINPVPFCIVGNGLSSRTLPMGRLCDIAPTVLSLLGFDVPSDMTGRVLYNP from the coding sequence ATGAAACCATTTGCGTTAATAATTCTTGATGGACTCGGTGTAGCCAGAGCATCTAATGGCAATGCCGTTGCTCTTGCAAAAACACCTTTCTTAGAAAAGCTATGGAATAACTATCCTCACGGATATTTAAATGCTGCAGAAGAAGCTGTAGGGCTACCTGCAGGCATTAATGGTAACAGTGAGGTTGGTCATTTAAATATTGGTGCCGGCAAGGTCGTTTATCAATCACTACTTAGAATAGATAGAAGCATCGAAAGCGGTCACCTTCTTAACAACCAAACATTGAAAGCGTTGGTTTCAAAGTTGGCTTTAACCGGTGGTAGAATTCACTTAGCCGGAATTTTAAGTGATGGCGGTGTACATTCGCATATTAACCATCTATTAGAGATTTTGAGTGTTTTATCAAAGCTTTCTCCCAAGTCTCGTATATTTATCCACTGTTTTACCGATGGTAGGGACTCCGGTCCTAAATCGGCAGCTACATATTTTGAAAAACTGTCATCTCGCATTCAGATATCAGGGGTTGGTGAAATTGCAACGATTCTTGGAAGATATTATCTTGATCGTGATGAGAAGTGGGATAGAACAAAAGTTGCATACGATTTATTTACACAGGGAATCGGTAAAAGGATTGATTCTTATAGTCTTGCACTTAACGATTCCTACGAACAGAATAAAACCGATGAGTTTCTTAATCCTTATGTTCTAAATCCTGACGGAATTGTAAAGGAAGGTGACGCATTTATATTTCTAAATTTTAGGGCTGATCGTGCCACACAGCTTACTGAAGCTTTTGTTATGCCTGATTTTACTGGATTTCCCAGAGAAATTGTACTTAAAGATCTTTTCTTTTCAACAATGATGCTCTATAGTCGGAAGTTCATAGACTATACCCAGTTAATTTTTCCAAGGAACGATATTACGGTTCCCCTTGGCAGGATTTTAAGTCAGAAGGGAATTACACAACTTCGAATTGCTGAATCAGAAAAATTTCCCCATGTTACTTACTTTTTTAATGGTGGTCAAAATATCGTTTTTGATGGTGAAGACCGAGTCGAAGTTCCCTCCCCTCGTGATGTTGCCACATATGATCAAAAGCCACAGATGAGCGCAGATGAAGTTACAAGAATATTAGGTTCCAAGATTGAGACTGAGCGGTACGGTTTTTATGTTGTGAACTTTGCAAATCCGGATATGGTTGCTCATACTGGGAATCTTCCTGCAAGTATAAAGGCGGTAGAGGTTGTTGATGAGTGTATGAGCAGAATAGTGCCCCAAATTGTCGGTAGAGGCGGACGAGTTATAGTAACCGCTGATCACGGTAATGCCGAAGAGCTTATTACCTCAACGGGAGATATTGATACTGAACATTCAATTAATCCTGTGCCGTTTTGTATTGTGGGTAATGGACTCTCTTCTCGCACCCTTCCAATGGGTAGACTTTGTGACATTGCGCCCACAGTATTGTCACTTTTAGGTTTTGATGTTCCGTCTGACATGACAGGTAGAGTGTTGTATAATCCTTAA
- a CDS encoding glucosaminidase domain-containing protein translates to MNTFKKVLGLAIGVGVSSVVVGNALVFLYGAGIKFPVRAESKVEDENIYSDIVTTPFDNSYFFGKTENYSNLSANQTARMQKEEEIMANVTKVKAFYEKYKAPMASSAEFLVRYSAKMGVDYRLIVAISIVESGGGVVCFRPYNPFGWGNLGYTSFEEAIATVVNGIAKGYYAKGLTTPALMAPVYNPVTPEAWAQKITNIMNSL, encoded by the coding sequence GTGAATACCTTTAAAAAAGTGTTAGGATTGGCAATCGGTGTAGGGGTTAGCTCAGTTGTTGTAGGAAACGCTCTTGTATTTCTTTACGGTGCCGGTATCAAATTTCCCGTTAGAGCTGAATCAAAAGTCGAAGATGAAAACATCTATTCTGACATTGTTACAACTCCATTTGACAACAGCTATTTCTTCGGAAAAACCGAAAATTACAGCAATTTATCAGCAAATCAAACCGCCCGAATGCAAAAAGAAGAAGAAATCATGGCAAATGTTACCAAAGTAAAAGCTTTCTACGAAAAATATAAGGCTCCTATGGCATCTTCTGCGGAATTTCTGGTTCGATACTCGGCAAAAATGGGAGTAGACTACAGACTTATCGTTGCAATTTCCATTGTTGAATCCGGTGGTGGAGTAGTGTGTTTTCGACCATACAATCCATTCGGATGGGGTAATCTTGGATATACAAGCTTTGAAGAGGCCATTGCTACAGTTGTTAACGGTATTGCAAAAGGTTACTATGCAAAAGGACTCACAACACCCGCACTTATGGCTCCGGTATACAATCCCGTAACACCTGAAGCTTGGGCACAAAAGATTACAAACATAATGAACAGCCTTTAA
- a CDS encoding ABC transporter ATP-binding protein — translation MNRHTNKKVKPKSTNMLQKFGLIIRNGSWVYRLFFKISPFYTILMFFSSVSTTILPILGSFYTGKFIDALLNLTQTGVKDISELELISPVVIIIIASTAISTMSNMGRRTEQWLANKFRNYFLRKYEYAIHKKISSLDIQQFEDPNISNSIQKAWENFYKVQEFARESLNFVSMLLSVTMSGYFAFKTSPFISAVIVLFSLPGNIIHSKFIKEIWDYYNNRIEENRFVRRLGWYLGDDRYAYEHKISGANNYLYNELKKSGEHMLNMEQKIYDKNFIQGFLLLILNAFSYLAATAFLLQKVLKGEYSVGDFTFYQGQFKSFSGNLDYTIGEFLNLYDLASYLDHVRKIESLAPLIINGDQKLKSKTQTPPKIELKNVSFKYPNSKKYVLKNINITINPFDEIAIVGENGAGKSTLIKLLLRFHDPQKGEILIDDIPIKNIDIKDYYKRIGVLNQEYNKYHSLSVKENILLGDPDRKVDLDQVKTAAKKADAHEFIVDLENKYDQKLDKTFSKGTDLSGGQWQKIAISRMFYRDAPILILDEPTASIDAQAEHKIFKNIYHSFDRKTVIIISHRFSTVRNAHRIYVLEDGEIVEQGNHEDLTKHNGIYKKAFSLQAKGYSLEGTG, via the coding sequence ATGAACCGGCATACAAATAAAAAAGTAAAACCAAAGTCCACGAACATGCTCCAAAAGTTTGGATTGATAATACGAAATGGAAGTTGGGTCTATCGATTGTTTTTCAAAATCTCGCCGTTTTACACAATCCTTATGTTTTTTTCTTCGGTTAGTACAACTATTCTTCCAATACTAGGTTCATTTTACACAGGTAAATTTATTGATGCGCTCCTAAATCTTACCCAAACAGGGGTTAAAGATATATCTGAACTAGAACTAATTTCTCCTGTTGTCATAATAATAATTGCTTCTACAGCCATCTCAACAATGAGCAACATGGGAAGACGGACTGAACAATGGCTTGCCAACAAATTCCGAAACTACTTTCTAAGAAAATATGAGTATGCAATACATAAAAAGATCTCGAGCCTGGATATTCAACAATTCGAAGACCCTAACATCTCAAACTCTATTCAAAAAGCCTGGGAAAACTTTTACAAAGTTCAGGAATTTGCAAGAGAATCTTTAAATTTTGTTTCTATGCTGTTATCAGTCACAATGTCAGGATACTTTGCATTTAAAACGTCCCCATTTATTTCGGCAGTCATAGTCCTCTTTTCCCTCCCGGGAAACATTATTCACAGCAAATTTATAAAAGAGATTTGGGATTACTACAACAACAGAATAGAAGAAAATCGTTTCGTAAGAAGGTTAGGCTGGTATCTAGGTGACGATAGGTACGCTTACGAACATAAGATTTCGGGTGCAAATAATTATCTATATAACGAACTAAAAAAGAGCGGTGAACACATGCTTAATATGGAACAAAAAATATATGACAAAAACTTCATCCAGGGATTTTTACTCTTAATCCTTAATGCATTTTCATACCTGGCTGCAACAGCGTTTCTGCTACAAAAAGTACTAAAAGGCGAATACTCTGTGGGTGATTTCACATTTTATCAAGGACAATTTAAATCATTTTCAGGTAATCTTGACTATACAATCGGTGAATTCCTGAATCTTTACGATTTAGCCTCTTACCTTGATCACGTAAGAAAGATCGAATCACTTGCCCCACTGATTATCAACGGTGATCAAAAACTTAAGTCGAAAACTCAAACACCACCCAAAATTGAGCTTAAAAATGTTTCTTTTAAATATCCAAATAGCAAAAAATATGTTCTCAAAAACATAAATATAACAATAAATCCGTTTGATGAAATTGCAATAGTTGGCGAAAACGGTGCCGGCAAATCTACATTAATAAAATTGCTTCTTAGATTCCACGATCCACAGAAAGGAGAGATCTTGATTGACGATATACCAATAAAAAACATTGATATTAAAGATTATTACAAACGAATTGGAGTTTTAAACCAGGAATATAACAAGTATCACTCTTTAAGCGTAAAGGAAAACATATTATTGGGAGATCCTGACAGAAAAGTTGACCTGGACCAGGTAAAAACTGCAGCTAAAAAAGCAGACGCACATGAATTTATTGTTGATCTTGAAAACAAATATGATCAGAAGCTTGATAAAACTTTCTCAAAAGGAACGGATCTTTCGGGGGGACAGTGGCAAAAGATAGCTATTTCCCGAATGTTTTACCGTGATGCCCCAATATTAATACTTGACGAGCCAACTGCCTCTATAGATGCCCAAGCCGAACACAAAATATTTAAAAATATTTATCATAGTTTCGACCGGAAAACCGTTATTATCATTTCACACCGATTCTCAACCGTCAGAAATGCTCATAGAATATACGTTCTTGAAGATGGTGAAATCGTTGAACAAGGGAACCACGAAGATTTGACCAAACACAACGGAATTTATAAAAAGGCCTTTAGTCTGCAGGCAAAAGGTTACAGCCTCGAAGGAACAGGTTAA